The Nerophis lumbriciformis linkage group LG34, RoL_Nlum_v2.1, whole genome shotgun sequence genome includes a window with the following:
- the LOC133576325 gene encoding adenosine 5'-monophosphoramidase HINT3-like produces MATPSSSNDDECPFCQIANNRSDTEILLSNDELLCFRDVKPAAGHHYLIVTRTHIDNCKALREENIPTVEQMAEMGRLILERNKVRDLEDIRLGFHIPPFSSVPHLHLHALAPASKMNLSSQLRYGPQSHWFITVEKALSQLRTRGRIK; encoded by the exons ATGGCGACTCCTAGCTCCTCTAACGACGACGAATGCCCCTTCTGTCAGATAGCCAATAACCGGAGCGACACAGAAATCCTCCTAAGT AATGACGAGCTGCTGTGCTTCCGGGACGTGAAGCCGGCTGCCGGCCATCATTACCTCATTGTTACCAGGACTCACATCGACAACTGTAAAGCTTTACGGGAGGAGAACATTCCCACAG TGGAGCAGATGGCAGAGATGGGAAGGCTTATCTTAGAGCGAAACAAAGTGAGAGATCTGGAAGACATCAG GCTAGGCTTTCATATTCCTCCCTTCTCGTCCGTCCCTCACCTTCATCTGCACGCTTTGGCTCCTGCGAGCAAGATGAATTTAAGCTCTCAGCTCAGATACGGGCCACAGTCACACTGGTTCATCACA GTAGAGAAAGCGCTTTCTCAGCTGAGGACACGAGGCAGAATTAAATGA
- the LOC133576483 gene encoding adenosine 5'-monophosphoramidase HINT3-like, translating to MDGWDYISMYLKQDDESVKVTFLLVRTNLQTHLFIQRGSSSSRPSTIFVILSHGEPGKQEVSVLSPKMDFNDTEENGNEWCDFCSIARGQDDEADVLKKTKDLVCFRDICPAAPHHYLVVPTQHIESCFSLNNGHIKLVERMAEMARAVLLDSGVTDMKDIRLGFHQPPYISVRHLHLHVLAPASRISESMLYKFLPGTSCFVNEKRLRKRLKVKKWPPIDSVPLNATCCLTSSQSPVCESGQQHR from the exons atggacggatgggatTATATAAGTATGTACCTGAAACAGGATGACGAATCTGTAAAAGTAACGTTCTTATTGGTCCGTACTAATttacaaacacatttatttattcaacgCGGGTCATCGTCTTCGCGTCCATCAACGATCTTcgtgattctgagtcatggggaaccgGGAAAGCAGGAAGTGTCCGTGTTGTCGCCAAAAATGGACTTCAACGACACCGAAGAAAATGGAAACGAATGGTGTGATTTTTGCTCAATTGCCAGGGGCCAAGACGACGAGGCGGACGTTTTAAAAAAG ACCAAGGATCTGGTGTGTTTCCGGGACATTTGCCCTGCTGCTCCTCATCATTACCTGGTTGTTCCCACTCAGCACATAGAAAGTTGTTTCTCGCTGAACAATGGACACATCAAACTCG TTGAACGCATGGCTGAAATGGCGAGAGCAGTACTCCTTGACAGCGGTGTCACGGATATGAAGGATATCAG GCTGGGATTCCACCAACCTCCTTACATCTCAGTGAGACACCTCCACCTCCATGTTCTGGCCCCGGCTAGTAGGATATCAGAAAGCATGCTGTATAAATTCCTACCTGGAACGTCGTGTTTTGTTAAT GAAAAACGGCTAAGGAAGCGCCTAAAAGTGAAAAAGTGGCCCCCCATCGATTCAGTACCCCTCAATGCAActtgctgcttgacttcctcacagagcccagtctgtgagagtgggcaacaacaccgcTAG